A part of Cystobacter ferrugineus genomic DNA contains:
- a CDS encoding flotillin family protein, with product MTVFAVLVVVLVLAAAAVAAVARKLIHICQPNEVLIFSGTRRLVEGQPARYRLVHGGRGLRIPLLERVDSLDLTNMVIAVGVKGAYSKGGIPLNVESVANVKVASGEPILGNAIERFLGKPRAEVVRVAKETLEGNLRGVLATLTPEEVNGDRARFAQCLLQEADHDLNKLGLVLDTLKIQSVSDDRGFLNALGRKQSAALQMRSRIAEAENHALAAERAAHNREVREVARLEAEFSVARADAERRILEAQARQAARVAEERGLVVSQLARARAEVDVQRVRIEQVRLLLEADVLKPAEARRQEQVAAARGAASRIVEEGRATATSLAALARTWEDSDGSARQILLAQKLAPLLESLLGPVGQAPVERLTMLDARLGGSGELSSRVALVGEQLKHVLGVDPRELLRRLAGPPPAAQDA from the coding sequence ATGACGGTGTTCGCCGTGCTCGTCGTCGTCCTGGTGCTGGCCGCGGCCGCGGTGGCCGCAGTGGCCCGGAAGCTGATCCACATCTGCCAGCCCAACGAGGTGCTCATCTTCTCCGGGACGCGGCGGCTCGTGGAGGGGCAGCCCGCGCGCTACCGCCTGGTGCACGGCGGGCGCGGCCTGCGCATCCCCCTGCTGGAGCGCGTGGACTCGTTGGATCTCACCAACATGGTCATCGCCGTGGGAGTGAAGGGCGCCTACTCCAAGGGGGGCATCCCCCTCAACGTGGAGTCGGTGGCCAACGTGAAGGTGGCCAGTGGGGAGCCCATCCTCGGCAACGCCATCGAGCGCTTCCTCGGCAAGCCGCGCGCGGAGGTGGTGCGCGTGGCGAAGGAGACGCTGGAGGGCAACCTGCGCGGGGTGCTGGCCACCCTCACGCCCGAGGAGGTCAACGGTGACCGGGCCCGCTTCGCGCAGTGCCTGCTCCAGGAAGCGGATCATGATCTCAACAAGCTGGGGCTGGTGCTGGACACGCTGAAGATCCAGAGCGTCTCGGACGACCGGGGCTTCCTCAACGCGCTGGGCCGCAAGCAGTCCGCGGCGCTGCAGATGCGCTCGCGCATCGCCGAGGCGGAGAACCACGCCTTGGCGGCCGAGCGCGCGGCGCACAACCGCGAGGTGCGCGAGGTGGCGCGCCTGGAGGCGGAGTTCTCCGTGGCGCGCGCGGACGCGGAGCGGCGCATCCTGGAGGCCCAGGCGCGGCAGGCGGCCCGGGTGGCCGAGGAGCGAGGCCTGGTGGTGTCCCAACTGGCGCGCGCCCGGGCGGAGGTGGACGTGCAGCGGGTGCGCATCGAGCAGGTGCGGCTCCTGCTGGAGGCGGACGTCCTCAAGCCGGCCGAGGCGCGGCGCCAGGAGCAGGTGGCGGCGGCTCGTGGTGCGGCCTCCCGCATCGTGGAGGAGGGCCGGGCCACCGCCACCTCCCTCGCGGCGCTGGCGCGCACCTGGGAGGACTCGGACGGATCGGCGCGGCAGATCCTGCTCGCCCAGAAGCTCGCGCCCTTGCTGGAGTCCCTGCTCGGCCCGGTGGGGCAGGCCCCCGTCGAGCGGCTCACCATGCTGGACGCGCGCCTGGGCGGCAGCGGGGAGCTGTCTTCCCGCGTGGCCCTGGTTGGCGAGCAGCTCAAGCATGTGCTCGGGGTGGATCCGCGCGAGCTGCTCCGCCGGCTCGCCGGGCCTCCGCCAGCGGCGCAGGACGCCTGA
- a CDS encoding phosphate ABC transporter substrate-binding protein — protein sequence MLGLALLLGSGPGCQRPAGSDTPLVYAGSGSIGDTVLSPLSEGSVRRGGPPVEAKHYVGSAEGFKLLMEGRADVSGLARSLRSTEKARHPYYVIIGYAALAVYVHPDNPVTALSRAQLKAFFTGRLKNWKDVGGPDAPVELVTVKLTTGSGTADFFREAVLEGAPFAPTHAFEHPREVQSYVASHPHALAWGTLAPDVQGVRVLPLDGVAPGPDSIRTAEYPLSRPMVLATRGVPDGPLRDFLDYVMSPEGQAIVARSFIPIREVR from the coding sequence GTGCTCGGGCTGGCACTGCTGCTCGGGAGCGGCCCGGGTTGCCAGCGGCCGGCCGGGTCCGACACACCCCTCGTCTACGCGGGCTCCGGCAGCATCGGCGACACCGTCCTGTCACCGCTCAGCGAGGGCTCCGTCCGTCGGGGAGGTCCGCCCGTCGAGGCGAAGCACTACGTGGGCTCCGCGGAGGGCTTCAAGCTCCTGATGGAGGGGCGTGCGGACGTGAGCGGCCTGGCGCGCTCGCTCCGGAGCACGGAGAAGGCCCGGCACCCCTATTACGTCATCATCGGGTATGCCGCGCTCGCGGTGTACGTCCACCCGGACAATCCCGTCACCGCCCTCAGCCGGGCCCAGCTCAAGGCGTTCTTCACCGGCCGGCTGAAGAACTGGAAGGACGTGGGTGGACCGGATGCGCCCGTGGAGCTCGTGACGGTGAAGCTGACCACCGGCTCGGGCACGGCGGACTTCTTCCGGGAGGCGGTGCTGGAGGGCGCCCCGTTCGCGCCGACCCATGCCTTCGAGCACCCGCGCGAGGTGCAGTCCTACGTGGCCTCGCATCCGCACGCGCTCGCGTGGGGGACGCTGGCGCCTGACGTCCAGGGCGTCCGGGTGCTGCCATTGGACGGCGTGGCGCCAGGGCCCGATTCGATTCGCACGGCGGAATACCCGCTGTCCCGGCCGATGGTGCTGGCGACCCGGGGCGTGCCCGACGGGCCGCTCAGGGACTTCCTCGACTATGTGATGTCGCCCGAGGGCCAGGCCATCGTCGCGCGCTCCTTCATTCCCATCCGAGAGGTGCGCTGA
- a CDS encoding flotillin family protein — MELSANGEWFIPLVLGAVVLLAVVVALLVAKALVHVCRPNEVLVFAGRRHHARDGGSVGFRVVSGGRAFRIPLLERVERMDVSLLSVPMSVTGAYSLGGIPLTLQAVANVKVSSEPQVLGNALERFLGHGRTTVSEVARQTLEGHLRGVLATMTPEQVNEDRLTFANRLTEEAGEDLRQLGLQLDTLKIQHVSDERSYLDSIGRVRISEVLREAEVAESDAVRQAEEAEAVAHARARVAEAQAEARIQRHHHALSEQRAGLEAQARSAEERALAAAEEARAEAEKELQEVRAGLEELRLRADVIVPAEARRRAQELEAAGAAAAVAENGRATAESLSLVSEAWRDTGGHAMEMFVLQHLEELLGHVAGAASRVRVDSVSLLDSGDGSTLAGYLRAYPAAVAELLREVSSTLGVDIPAVLAGPREAPRPLAAEGPPRDSAEEAWS; from the coding sequence ATGGAGCTGTCCGCGAATGGCGAGTGGTTCATCCCCCTGGTGCTCGGCGCCGTGGTGCTGCTGGCCGTGGTGGTGGCGCTGCTGGTGGCCAAGGCCCTGGTGCACGTGTGCCGTCCCAACGAGGTGCTCGTCTTCGCCGGACGGAGGCACCATGCGCGGGATGGCGGCTCGGTGGGCTTCCGCGTGGTGTCCGGCGGACGCGCCTTCCGCATTCCCCTGCTGGAGCGGGTGGAGCGGATGGACGTGAGCCTGCTGTCGGTGCCCATGTCCGTCACCGGGGCCTACTCGCTGGGGGGCATCCCGCTCACCTTGCAGGCCGTGGCCAACGTGAAGGTCTCCTCCGAGCCCCAGGTGCTCGGCAACGCGCTGGAGCGCTTCCTCGGGCACGGCCGCACCACCGTCTCCGAGGTGGCCCGGCAGACGCTGGAGGGCCACCTGCGCGGCGTACTGGCCACCATGACGCCCGAGCAGGTGAACGAGGATCGCCTCACCTTCGCCAACCGGCTCACCGAGGAGGCTGGGGAGGATCTCCGCCAGCTCGGCCTGCAACTGGACACGCTGAAGATCCAGCACGTCTCCGATGAGCGGAGCTACCTGGACAGCATCGGCCGGGTGCGCATCTCCGAGGTGCTGCGCGAGGCGGAGGTGGCCGAGTCCGACGCGGTGCGCCAGGCCGAGGAGGCGGAGGCGGTGGCCCATGCACGGGCCCGGGTGGCCGAGGCCCAGGCGGAGGCGCGCATCCAGCGGCACCATCACGCCCTATCCGAGCAGAGGGCCGGGCTCGAGGCCCAGGCCCGCTCGGCGGAGGAGCGGGCCCTGGCGGCGGCCGAGGAGGCCCGCGCGGAGGCGGAGAAGGAGCTGCAGGAGGTGCGTGCCGGGCTGGAGGAACTGCGGCTGAGGGCGGACGTCATCGTCCCGGCGGAGGCCCGGCGGCGCGCCCAGGAACTGGAGGCGGCCGGGGCCGCCGCGGCCGTGGCGGAGAACGGCCGCGCCACCGCCGAGTCCCTTTCCCTCGTATCGGAAGCCTGGCGGGACACCGGGGGCCATGCGATGGAGATGTTCGTCCTCCAGCATCTGGAGGAGCTGCTCGGGCACGTGGCGGGCGCGGCCTCCCGGGTGCGGGTGGACTCGGTGTCCCTGCTGGACTCGGGGGACGGCTCCACCCTGGCGGGCTACTTGCGCGCCTATCCCGCCGCGGTGGCGGAGCTGCTCCGGGAGGTCTCCTCCACGCTCGGTGTGGACATCCCCGCGGTGCTCGCCGGGCCGCGCGAGGCGCCACGCCCTCTGGCGGCGGAGGGTCCACCACGGGATTCGGCGGAGGAGGCCTGGTCATGA
- a CDS encoding methyl-accepting chemotaxis protein: MSSPRRLTVRHKLSLLLVIILAVFVTSHAVQESTLDRFQVGGPVHQQLKLQAETYDTVQALLGELHAARAVLHLMLAPSSEDGARQLVRQWEEIAAGVDARFERALSVTDAPDARLYVEDARVAWEGYARAVRTRVFAVSEAERSRALADFLAGAHTRRYARLAELLEAAANSLRLRSSELELEVARTLRRARWGLAAVDGGLGLFLLVFLAAVGRSITRPLKELMVAARQVEKGDLSLQLATPGEDEIAQLSRILGQMVSQLRELMLAVRQAGQEMAEAVERLASAADEQGHSVERQAAAVTRTNAVAEEISQASELAERQVAGVLSTAERADEVGRSGMQVLTGSLRGIQELRGQFDAIARHVVELAEHSVKVSTLTETVRDLAEQSHVLALSAGIEAARAGPEGQGFRVVAVEIRSLADRSVKETVAVREQLRRSSGAMRDTVAITARGRARMEAELEQVRTGGERLEELTRMLQESSTSLRSIVKVVKQQHEGLGQIFSAVNELSRTTDKAVVSVTAMRQSAEQLRGTTARLTEALSGFRL; encoded by the coding sequence ATGTCCTCGCCGCGCCGCTTGACGGTCCGTCACAAGCTCTCGCTGCTCCTCGTCATCATCCTCGCGGTGTTCGTGACGAGCCACGCGGTCCAGGAGTCCACGCTGGACCGGTTCCAGGTCGGCGGTCCCGTACACCAGCAGCTCAAGCTGCAGGCGGAGACGTACGACACGGTCCAGGCGCTGCTGGGAGAACTGCATGCCGCGCGCGCGGTCCTGCACCTCATGCTCGCGCCCTCCAGCGAGGATGGGGCGCGGCAGCTCGTCAGGCAGTGGGAGGAGATCGCCGCGGGCGTGGACGCGCGCTTCGAGCGAGCACTGTCGGTGACGGATGCCCCGGATGCCCGCCTGTACGTCGAGGACGCGCGCGTGGCCTGGGAGGGGTACGCCCGGGCGGTGCGCACGCGCGTCTTCGCCGTCTCCGAGGCGGAGCGGAGCCGGGCGCTCGCGGACTTCCTGGCGGGGGCCCACACGCGCCGCTACGCGCGGCTGGCCGAGCTGCTCGAAGCGGCGGCCAACAGCCTGCGCCTGCGCTCCAGCGAGCTGGAGCTCGAGGTGGCGCGCACGCTGCGGCGGGCCCGGTGGGGGCTCGCGGCGGTGGATGGAGGGCTCGGACTCTTCCTGCTCGTGTTCCTCGCCGCGGTGGGGCGCTCCATCACCCGGCCCCTGAAGGAGTTGATGGTGGCGGCGCGGCAGGTGGAGAAGGGAGACCTGTCCCTGCAACTGGCCACTCCCGGCGAGGACGAGATCGCTCAGCTCTCGCGCATCCTCGGGCAGATGGTGTCGCAACTGCGCGAGCTGATGCTGGCGGTGCGCCAGGCGGGCCAGGAGATGGCCGAGGCGGTGGAGCGGCTGGCGAGCGCGGCGGACGAGCAGGGGCACAGCGTCGAGCGGCAGGCGGCGGCGGTGACGCGGACGAACGCGGTGGCCGAGGAGATCAGCCAGGCGTCCGAGCTGGCGGAACGGCAGGTGGCGGGCGTGCTGAGCACGGCCGAGCGGGCCGACGAGGTGGGTCGCTCCGGCATGCAGGTGCTGACCGGGAGCCTGCGGGGCATCCAGGAGCTGCGCGGACAGTTCGATGCCATCGCGCGGCACGTGGTGGAGCTGGCCGAGCACAGCGTGAAGGTGTCCACGCTGACGGAGACGGTGCGGGATCTGGCCGAGCAGAGTCACGTGCTGGCGCTGTCGGCGGGCATCGAGGCGGCGCGGGCGGGGCCGGAGGGACAGGGCTTCCGGGTGGTGGCGGTGGAGATCCGCTCGCTGGCGGACCGCTCGGTGAAGGAGACGGTGGCGGTGCGCGAGCAGCTCAGGCGCTCGAGTGGAGCCATGCGCGACACGGTGGCCATCACCGCGCGGGGCCGCGCCCGGATGGAGGCGGAACTCGAGCAGGTGCGGACGGGAGGCGAGCGCCTGGAGGAACTCACCCGGATGCTCCAGGAGTCGAGCACCAGCCTGCGGAGCATCGTCAAGGTGGTGAAGCAGCAGCACGAGGGCCTGGGACAGATCTTCTCGGCGGTGAACGAGCTGTCTCGCACGACGGACAAGGCGGTGGTGTCGGTGACCGCCATGCGCCAGTCCGCCGAGCAACTGCGCGGCACGACGGCGCGGCTGACCGAGGCCCTCTCGGGCTTCCGGTTGTGA